tcttgatcgttctggatggatcatcttcgtataactgaacggtcattgagttcggctctgaagtgacttcggtcatctcgcttgcctttgactccggttgctgtgactgctatgcttgatggtgccgaactgattgctcggcacttttaagcgcaatctgcagacattcttttgctctcttttgatcacctcggatgaccgctatcccacctttagtggggatcttgatggtgaggtgataagtagagcaaacggcccgaactgtgttgagccagtctctccccaggatgatgttgtacggggaccgagctttcaccacaaagaactcgatcatcgtattggagcttgtaggcgcttttcccaccgtgatcggaaggctgataataccttcagggcgggtgtcctcctgggcgaaacttttcagaggaagtggagccggactgagccgagctggatccacttccattttatcgaaacattctttaaaaagaatgctgactgacgctcctgtatccacaaatactctgtggatcagtttgtttgccactccggcttgaatgacaatagcgtcttggtgaggagagatggctgggacagGATCGGcgtctgaaaatgtaatcacttcgtctttcttcagccttttatgtgttggctcctcttgattggaacctctgcgttctgcttttagggacgacttagtcttcccggcagggagagcatcaatagtcaggattactccatcatattgcggctcgtcgtcgtcttcgggatcctcatgccttttcggatcctgaggattgcagttcgcacctctctgctttttgttctttttcggctgcttgctttggtatttttttaacattcctgttttcacaagaacatcaatacctgcagccaaatttcggcactcctcggtatcgtgaccgtgggtttgatggaaggagcaaaattgatcctgaggtcggcgcgcggccgatttcgtcatccgccttggtttttcgaacatatcggaatgtagttcgaaaatttccgctcttgacttgtttaagggtacgaactgagcgggcggcttctcaggattgagacgtggtcccaatctgccttgtaccggtgccctttgaattctttcaaaaggagttcggcgaggaagcctctgatcgctatgatcgggcttcttttcgtctcctcgggatgagctgtctaaagaccgttttcgacggtctgcctcatccgcacgggaaaactggtccgcaatgtcccacatttcttgagctgtttgcggaccgcactccacgagctttctgtagagagctccgggcaggattccattttggaatgccgaaatgacaagtagatcattgagattatctacttgtaggcattccttatggaacctcgtcaggaagtcgctgatcttttcgtcgcgaccttgacgtatagaaagcagctgagccgaagtgatccgggcttccgctttctgaaagaacctcctgtggaaagcatccattagatctcggtaggatctaatgctgccttgaggaaggctgtcgaaccaccttctggcgttcccgatgagcagctcggggaacagcttgcacatatggacctcattgagaccctggttcgccatattatattgatagcgtcccaagaagtcatgaggatcctctagcccgtcataagtcattgacggtgtccggtagttccgcggcaaaggagttcgggtgatatcgtccgagaacggagtctttaatgctccgtacatggcgaacccgacatctcttcggtacggaggagatggagttctcctgtggttccggtaccgaggaggaacaggaacatgtcggggttgaggattctttctcctggaagacacgtcactactgcggtagtgactttcatgtctggatgaggaaggagaatccgtcgttgtcttctccggctgttggctcttctgcaggaaggttaagaactcctcctgcttctcggccaagaacagcttgacagcttcatttaaatcgggctgctgggaagactcggtgcgatgactcctggagtggcttgttccttcttcgtgagaaccggaggtagatgtctcccgaggccttttttcagacctgcgagctggactagcttcctcacggttatcacgaacggtattatgggtgttacgtgatctggtatgcattttttttggggtggaaaaagggtcaaaaattcgctttatcacaaatttggttctctgtttcccacagacggcgccagtgatgaatcggcgaatttttgatgtagtgaatgctggaaaacacagatcacgacacggtgaatttacgtggttcgatttactgaggtaaatctacgtccacgggaagaaaagagggcagagttgtattgcttgatctgttttctacagcttacaatacagacttgctattttgtattttatctctagagatcgagagaatgttAGAACCTAAcgtatctatctgatctaggttctatttatacattgaacctagatcgtggcatgcagccatttactaggtagtggatgtcgtggagatcgtggcgatcttgcatgggtccactatcctgcatgagttaatgactgcttgacaccactaaatagatcgtgggtgtagtggaggtggaaatcctgcatgagtccactatttcctagttcggtcgaatactgagaccgaactgctgaattattgccgagcagcttttgccgatctgagagtagagcttgatgccgacctgagagcagagtttgattggttggcttttaccgagctgtaggctggggccgaactctgtggttgtgccgaactgaactctttagtcatgccggaccgatactctttagtcatgccgaactgatactctttcttgggctttaggctgatgggctttactgctgttgggcttgtttagtacgtactccatcaatgcccaatCTTTGTATTGCATCCACCAATTTCAGTAGCCCTACGGCGTCGTTTGATGCCTTCTTTAGCTCTCCTTTCACTTCCTCCTTTAGCTTCCCAATCAATTCCTTTTCACCAGCCTAAGTCACGCAGCATTCATTTAGTTCATCTTTTCATGTCAATCAACAACAAAAGTTGAAACGATATAAAGTGTTTCTTAAATTCCATTTGTACAAACTACAAAGTCTTTTGATAGTGACCACAAAAACAAATTTGTGAAGCTCGTATCATGCTAATTTAGAGTTTGAGTGTACCGTCAAACTACGTATGACTTGTATTGATAACATACACTTAGTTTATACCATGGTCAATTTACTGATACCATGAATATGCCATGacccaaaaaataaaagtattagGGTCTTAGTCCAAAACGAACGTTATCATACTAATTATGGAGTCCATATGTAGATAGTCAAACTAACATTTATATCATAATTCATACACTTACTTTATACCATTATCAGTTCTCCGATATCGTGATTTGATATGTACTCTATAAGTTCATTgttgagtcacttctttttatcacaaagattaagaaaaagaTGACTCAATgaacaaagtaagagagagtattactttttgtcaaaaatatgaCTCAAGTATCTTGAAACGTCTAGAAATGAAAGAATGACTCAATGAACAATTGACAGAATTTATACATATAACGgcaaatatattattaaaacaTACTCCATATTGTATGACATTTTATATGGATAGTTTTATTACCTTGAATGGTTGGGGAGTGTAGACAAGGAAGCGATCTCCCCATACATTTGGGTGATAAATTGCAAGAGGTCGAGAGGAAGTAGTGATCGAAGCAGTATGATTCTTGTGCTCCATCTTATGATAGTTTTGAATATTATTGAATTGTTTTTATGTAGCAACTTTTGGCATAAATCTCAACTATATGTGGCTTCTATAAATAGATAGTGTTGCTAGGAAAGTACTCTCTTTCGTCCTCATTAAAAGTCTTACTCCATTTgtccatgaaatattgtccTAAGTTTGATTCGTTGCAGgtttaagaaatatgaagaaaaactgaaaaaagttagtggaataagggtttcacatttatatattagttttataatagaatatgtgagtgtaaagagttagtggaaagtggggtccatttactaaaaaaaataaagtagataaCTTTTCATAGAccgaccaaaatggcaaaattggACAACATTTTACAGACGGATAGAGTATTTTTTTCCGGTACAGAGTTTTAAGATAGCACTATTATTTAACTTTGTAATTGAAAATGGTAGAAAAAGttatttacttttatatattgattttgtaataaaatatgaatagagTGATTAGTGGAATATAGAGTCCACTtgctaaaaatattaaaaataaaataagacttTTAATTGGAACataataaaaatgacaaaataagactTCTATGGAGGATTGGATGGAGCACATTTTTTTAACTACTTAAGTAGCGATGATATATAGATTAGTTAGTTGTCACATTTATTGGATTTGCTCAATAGATATGGTGAATCTATGTCGTAGTACTCCATTCCTTCTATAGAAGTGgagtcattttattattatttttttatgtgtcatagtagtggagtcatgcatatttcttttcacttattttttcattttttttactttattatctttttttaataatttataagcatatgattttcttaattttcataTTAGAAAGAAATGTCAGCACTACTTATAAAATGAATGGAATATTATAATAACTACTTGCACGTGTTTCACTTTGATAAGATTGTTTCCCAAACATTAAATATTCGCCGCCAAACATTGAAACTCGCCGCACATTAAAACCCGCCGCCAATTTTTTCATAAACAGTTTGTTAGCTATCATGGCAATAGTATAGACTTGAAAAACGTGGTAAAtctgttattttttatttataactatatttatatttacGATTGGATTACAGTTTCAAATACTTCCACttttaaagttttaattttatactcttttcgtcctataatagatgacacacttggaTAGTGACATGAGATTtaagagatgttattttgtgtgtcagGTGGATAGAGAAAATAGTACTCCGTATATTTATAACCCAAAGGGTGTGGCCGAGTGGCATGAGACTCGTCTATCCTTAACCAAATGGTCAAGGGAACAATCCCTACctttcgtcccacaaaatttgtcgcatttcattttttaccatttttggtagtggacctcatattccactaattcattccttTTGtcgcatttcattttttaccatttttggtagtggacctcatattccactaattcattccttttctcattttattataaaactaatagtatataaaagtgagactcactctccactaactttttcaacacactttccattatatttcttaaatctcgtgtccggtcaaagtgtgCCAAAATTTAAAGGACGGGGGAGTATATCTCaaaacacacactacatacacaatgcacacaacacacactcacactgcATGCATACGATATAATACAATACACATTACATACAAcagcacacactatacactcACGCGACATGAATTCGCAGTTCGCTAACGACATGAATTTGCAGTTCGCTAACGACATGACCTTTGTTGTGTTGACACAATATGATAAGAACATGATATAATGACAAGAATCCAATACGAGTACACGACATGAACCACATGATAATGACACGAAATGATTCATGTGTGTTATGAAGGAGATATGACTCGGCaatggtagtggtggtggtcgTCGTGACGGTAATGGTAAGGAATAGAGATACACAAAGTTGTGAAATAGGTGGTGAAAACATGGAATGGAAGAATACATGTGGCATATGAAAAGCGAGAGAATAAAAACCTAAATTTAactctaaattaatataaaaaataataaagaatgaaaataataattaatgggTTATCGGAATCTGATTTTAGTATAACTCGAACTCAATGTGAAATTATCATATCCTTATTGGGTCAAGCTTATACTAACATTACCACGACAAAACTGAACTCAAAGTGTTTTCATGTCATGTCAAAATTGTGAGTCCTATCACAAAATATTATTGTTGATTGTTTGTGTTAAAACAATGGAAAAAGCATTGATCATTACAACAAGGTACACTCTTTTATTACATAATACATCACCAAATGCACACAATACATTATTAAACACAAAGTACACTCTTTAAAAAAACctacataatttattttaattcaacaCGAAATGAGTCACCATAAGGGTATCCATAATACTGCCCCGAAATTCAGCCCCATTTCATGGGACGGGGTCAATGAGAAGTTGAGTGATGAGCTTTTGCATTTCAGGACCTACATGTGTGAACCAATCGCCCTTGCTGTAAATAACTTCAATCACACGGGCGAAATTGAGAATACGGAAAAGTGGAGGGGTCGGAATTTTAGTTGGTTTGAGAAAGGCCTCGTTTATGAGCTTCCACGCTGTCTCAATCCGTTTCAGCAATTCATCAACAGCTTCTTCCTTTGATTTGTTATGCTCCTCTGCGTAGCACTCCACCATAGATGGTATGTGCTCTCTTTTCCTCtcaaactgaaaaaaaaatattatatactaaattaaataaaagagtaGATAGTTAGAATAATTACCTCATGTCCCACAATATCATCAGTGAGCCTGCAAATATTTAAGGTAGCTTTCACAATATCTTGCTTAGATAGCACAAAATCGAATGCTTCTTTTGTCACACAATCTCCCATTCCAAGAAATGAGCAAATTATTAGTGAAGTATAACCCGAGCTAGCCGTTGCAACATGCATGTACTCCTCGCTCTTCGGTTTGTACTTTTCTTCCCTCCATTTAATCTCAGTAAAATAGTCTCGAGCCATCACTTTCATCTGCACGTGCCCATAAAATAACATTTTGTAATTATAAGATAAGATCTACCAATATTATGAATTTGAATTCCACCAACAAAATGTCAAAGGGGAGTTATGTTTTAGTAATTACTGCTTCAATTCCATAGCCAAGGCGATACAAAGTTCCCTCTTTGGTCATATATTCCTCAATATCTTCAAAGGCTTCCAATAGCGCCTTGTAAAAACCTCTCATATATTCCGGAAGTTCGTCCAAACACGACATGCTCCACCTGTAAGCATAAGATCGACTAGCATTATGAATTTCAAGTCCATTGTCAAGTATGTTTCGCTTAGAGCATCGGTAAGGGTAGGGATATTTGGGTCGGGCCGCAAAAGTAGGGGTCCGGTCCGATCCGGGACTAGGCATTATAGTGTGTATAGTAGGAGATGTAGCACCAAATGATGTAGGTGATCTCTCGCTTGGTATTTCGCATAATTTCTAATTTAAGAATCTAACCTTTCAATTGCTACCATGAAGAGCTCCAATTCTTCAAAAGTAGCATATGCGTCAAATGTATCATCAAAGAGCGATGCTATTGCAGTCATTTTGGTTGTAATCTGTCTAGCCTTAGCATGTTTTGGTTCAAAATAGACTCCCATTATCCAAAAATAGCACTCCACCATTCGATCTCTCGCGTAAAATAACTTTGTCGGAACCTCCAATTCTTTCCACCACCTACCCACAAATCAACAATATAATCTCTAACATAAGTAAAATCACAAGACCTAACTAAGTAGTAACTTACATTTTAAAACTCATATGAAGCTCACTCAGCTTACCTATAAAGCTCGCTCAGCTCCTCTTTGTGCATAGCCTGAAGCAAGTTGAAATCCAACTTTGCAAGCTTGAGCAATTTAGGATGATGAGAGTCAAATTGGGCGTAGATGGAGAGGTAGTGCCTCGCCTCGACACGTGGCAATCCTCTGCGTTTCGAGTATTGGTGCAGCGCGTGGTCCACTAGTTCAGCGACGGGAGGATTGGTCAGAAGCGGGAGAGAAGATTCTAGAAGCTTCCTACTCGAAACGTAGCCGTCATCAAGAATGTCTTCGCCGTTGACTCTCAGATGCGTCGCCTCGAAAAATTCTAGGATTCCCATAATACCCTCCGCTGTGTGGGGAGCATTCGAACTGCCTTTCACGACATCCTTAAATTTCTCGAACAAACCTTgtcataataaaatattttaaattaagtgaaattgcattaaaaaattaatactctatGCATCTCTACTAAGGTGATGCATTTTTTGGGCCGCAAAATTGGTCTTGTGGTTGTTGGGTCTTGCTTGGTCACTTGGGATCATTGTGCAAAAGTTGATGTTAGAAAATAGTAGTAGAAGAACTTGAATTTTCAAGATCCTAAActcaaaatttagaaaataaataatagaatAGAAAAATTATTTACTTACTGCATGATATTTTGTATCCATGTTGTCTCAAAAGGCGAAAACCAAGGGCATTAGCGTATAAATCATCTTTGTCATTGCAAAAATCTTCAAAAGTTTGGGAAAAATTTTGCATAGCTTGATCGATCTCCTCTTCAAAGTGATACTCAATGCCCAATCTTTGTATTGCATCCACCAATTTCAGTAGCGCTACGATGTCGTTTGATGCCTCCTTTAGTTCTTCTTTCACTTCCTCTTTTAGCTTCTCAACCAATTCCTTTTCACCAGCCTATTACACACAACATATCATTTCATTCATGTTGGGGTGAAAACTCATTCCATGTCGATAAAcaataaaaattgaaacaatGTATAAGTGTTTCTTAAATTCCATTAGTACGGAAATGGAAGTGATCACCGCATATACAAAAACCGCGATGGGCTTAGCCCAAAACACACAATATCATGTTATATGGAGTTCGTGTCTGTACCATCGAATTGCGTAAAACTTGCATTGATAACATGCGATACCATACTAGTATAGAGTTCAGATATGTATCGTCTAACTAACATTGACATACACTTAATTTATACATGATCAACTCTCTTATACAGTGATTTGATATGTACTGTATAGCTTATATAGACACAAGTGGAGatagtattaaaatattcataaaatCTCATATCGAAAATTTATTACCTTGCATGGTTGTGGAGTATAGACTAGGAAGCGATCTCCCCATACATTTGGGTGAAAATTTGCGAGAGGTCGAGAAGAAGTAGTGATTGAAGCAATGTGATTCTTGTGCTCCATCTTGTGATAGttttgaatattatgaattatatTCTTTTAGCAACTTGTGACATAAATCCTCAAGTGTATGTGGCTTCTATAAATAGACCGAAATTTGTTGCTgggaaacatttttttattttttttagtatacTATTTAAGTGGCGCCGATATATTATTGATTGGTAGGCTGTCACATTTATTGGATTTGCTCAATATATATAGTGAATCTATTTGATACATGAACCTGTTTCACTTTGATAAGGGTGTTCTCCATAACATCAATATTCGGACTAAAGGCCCTTTTTTATCCTAAACATACgaagattttataattttggttcaaaatattgtcttttgaatattatgaattatatTCTTTTAGCAACTTGTGACATAAATCCCCAAGTGTATGTGGCTTTTATAAATAGACCGAAATTTGTTGCTGGGAAacatttttttagtataatatTTAAGTGGCGCTGATATATTATTGATTGGTAGGCTGTCACATTTATTGGATTTGCTCAATAGATATAGTGAATCTATTTGATACATGAACGTGTTTCACTTTGATAAGATTGTTCTCCATTACATTAATATTCGGATTAAATTAATATTCGGACTAAAGGCCCTTTTTTTCCTAAATATATggagattttataattttagttcaaaacattctcttttgaattattaggtctctcacaaataaaaacgggtcacatttagTCCGAATTGGACGGAAATAGTTAAATTTAACGGTCAatgaatattaattgaattttgaccggattatgttaataattatattttattaatgtaacaagtatattttgttattggagaacacaaataataaaattacaatccATTGATTCACGACTAACAAAAAAATTACGAAAAAAGTAACGCCCAAATATATGAAATTAGAAACCGACCGATTAAAATCAACCCCTCCGCCGCGTCACTGCCGCCTCCGCCAGTCGGAGTAGAGCGACAGCGGCACCACCTCCTGCAGCAGCGTCGGGAGCGGCGAATTCCGGCACACGGAGCACGACGCGTTGAGTTTCAGCCACGTATCCACGCACATCACGTGGAAGCAGTGGCGGCAATCCGGCAGCATCCGCAGCATCTCCGATTCCCTGTACTCCGACAAACAAATCGAGCATAGGCTGTCGTCCGCGGCGGCGCCGCTCTTCTTCGTGAAGACGAATTTCGGATAGGAGTTGATGACGGCCTGAGATGtgtttagagtgtccacaatgggggagccgcggcccgcggctcggtgcgcggccccccattgcagaggCCGAGAGCCGCGGCCCTGGGGCGAGAGACGTGGCTGAGCCGCGACCgaggccttcacgcggctgagccgtgtgagccgcggccctccattGCATCGAGCCGCGTTTCGCGGCTGAGCCGtggaatttaatttatttattttttttgaaatttttttataaatatacactctcatttccattttttcacttcattctacacttccaatcccttcattttacactctcaaacactacaaaaaatgcaaggtggagatggtaaTTCCCCGGGGTATGGAGACCCGGGATACGGCAACTTCCCCAATCAGACGTGGAGTCCGTACTCGCCCCAATTCCGAGTCCAGCCATCCCAGCAGAGGAACTTGGTTCGCCAACCATCGGGGTTCGGGGACTACCGACCGAATATGGACGCGATCAACAACCCGTCCCTGCAattccaatcctcccaattccaatcctcccaattccaatACTCCCCGTCTCCTCTGTCTGAATCTGATAGATTCACAAGGGAACAGTTGATGGGTACACCGGAGACCCCGACATCCGGTAGTGTGGAGATGGAGGCCCCCACCGGGGGTCGCCGAACCGGCGGTGGTGGGGGGCGAGGTGGCGGCGGTGGGAGTGGGaggcgaggcggcggcggtgggaggcgaggcggtggcggtggcggtggggGGCGAGGCGGTGGCGAGCATGGGCCCACCGGCGGCGAGCGAGGTGGAGACAGAGAGCCGGCCACCGgcggtggccgaggcggtggtgATCGGCGAGGCGAGAAGTATAACGACGACGAATCCCTCGCTGTTGCGCGGGCATGGGAGGCGGTCACGACGAATCCGGTCATCGGTACGGATCAGACCGACATTTGCTTCTGGAGGCGCGTCCTGACGGTGTACAACGGCTTCAAACCAGAAGGCAGTGCCGGACGTGATGAAGGCCAGATCCGGAAGAAGTTCGGCCGGATCAGTAGAGCTGTGAAGAGGTTCAGGAACATTTACGAGAGACAGCTCCAGAATGCCGAAAGCGGCCGCAGCGAAGGCGACGTACGAGCGTTATCGTATCAGTTGTTTAATACTGAACGCTGACccaagttcacctactggaatgaatacATGCTTCTCCGAGACTCCCCTCAATTCAAGGCGATCTGCGACGATGAGACCGGTCCTACTGGGAAGCGGACAAAAATCGGGGCCGACGGCACGTACAGCAGTGGTACCGACTCACGTGCATTCGACCTGAATGACGATGTGAGGGATGAGCCCCCCTCGACAATGTCGAGGCGCCAGCGCCCGCAGGGCCAACAATCCGCCATCCGGGAAGCTAGATCCGCTTTCCAAGTCTCTCGGGCGAGCGCGACGACACCGCACCATTCAACACCGACCGCGGCGTTGACTCAAACACTGGAGGTGCAGATGATGAAGCAACTCCAGGATAACTTGTCCTTGTACGAGAAGTCGACGGACCCTATCACCAAGATGATGTACTACGACCTCATTCTTAGGTTGAGGTCGAAGTTGGGCTTCTCCGATGGGTCGGCGACGGGCGAAGCAAGCGGCAGTGGGGCCGGtgtcggcggcggtggaggaggtgaagaagATGTGCCGGATTCCTATTACGCCACCGAGTAGGAAGCGGTGGcgttttttatctttttattattatgttgtgtttttaaaatattttcgttGTAGAATTTTCCCCTATTAATAGTATGACGAAAATTTGtctctacttctctctttattaaattatttttattatccaaattattaatctactaaaatttaataacattaaattaaattaaaaaataacattaaaaaaaagcaaaaaaaaaattaacattttagagggccacatttggtggccctttGAATTTGCATTGACTTTTGTACATTTACCATTACAAAGGCCACATGGGAGCCACAATTGGTGGTCGGGCCACAAATAGTGGCCTTTgaaggccaccattgtggacactcttaggaTCCCGTGGCGCTGTATACAACACACACAACGCATACACTCACACAAAAACAactcaaaatatattttaaaatattaaaaaatttggtgaaaagtcaatattaaattttaattgatttttaaCATATTAAAAATTGGAAATAGATCACAAATTTATAATTACTTGGTACCAAGCAAATGCTTTGGAACTGAAAATAATACCTCCTCTACTGTCCcgttaaaatagaaaatttgcaAATGGCATGGGATtactataaaattgataaactagattgagaaaaaaaagtgattaGAGTATTCTGAATGTAGAAGTACTTTCATAGAATTTTTTTTGCCCAAAATCCAAAGATAGAAGTAGACGAATTTTTGCGGACATGACAAAATTGACTATTTATcaaggatggagggagtagtataatttCAAATTCCAATTCCATCATAATTTTAATTCCATGATCCTAAACGAatctaaaatattttctttgtttatttGAAAGTCTATACACATAATTTGACTTCCTTTTGCAAATGCCCCGTGTTAAAATTTCAATGCAACAATAATAACCTATTTACCGAGATGTAAATGTTTTGGAATTATCTATGATGAATAAAATACATGTTATAATTATGTACGACGGTATATTTAATTTTGCCTTGTAAGAGTATCTGTAGCGccacgtccgcccgcccgtccgTTCGTGCTGCTAGCGCGGCACGCAGCTGTCCGCCCCTGCACTCTCGCCGCTGgtacggcgctgctcgatgcatcgagcacgtccgtgccagcgagcagctgacgtggctgcttctgattggccaacggcaatggcGTTggcaatttccttttttttaaaaaaatcggattttaattaaaaaataaaaaatttatttttcgcaatttcctttttttttaaattggattttaattaaaaaataaaaaaaatatttttccacttcccaataaattatatccattttctcctcacttttaatttgtttttcaatttttttccccaaaattcacattttcatctataaatacccccactttcacacaaaaaattacacaccacacactacacaattctcatctaaattctctcattttctcttatcaattctcaatctttctttcactcttacaaaaaaaatgtcccgctccggcgatcacccatccgactcccgcggttggaaccacgaatggttcggctcgcaaccattccctagtccggaaacgcaattttcggcccct
This DNA window, taken from Salvia splendens isolate huo1 chromosome 18, SspV2, whole genome shotgun sequence, encodes the following:
- the LOC121777856 gene encoding TATA-binding protein-associated factor 2N-like — translated: MQGGDGNSPGYGDPGYGNFPNQTWSPYSPQFRVQPSQQRNLVRQPSGFGDYRPNMDAINNPSLQFQSSQFQSSQFQYSPSPLSESDRFTREQLMGTPETPTSGSVEMEAPTGGRRTGGGGGRGGGGGSGRRGGGGGRRGGGGGGGGRGGGEHGPTGGERGGDREPATGGGRGGGDRRGEKYNDDESLAVARAWEAVTTNPVIGTDQTDICFWRRVLTVYNGFKPEGSAGRDEGQIRKKFGRISRAVKRFRNIYERQLQNAESGRSEGDVRALSYQLFNTER
- the LOC121775717 gene encoding bifunctional sesquiterpene synthase 1-like — its product is MEHKNHIASITTSSRPLANFHPNVWGDRFLVYTPQPCKAGEKELVEKLKEEVKEELKEASNDIVALLKLVDAIQRLGIEYHFEEEIDQAMQNFSQTFEDFCNDKDDLYANALGFRLLRQHGYKISCSLFEKFKDVVKGSSNAPHTAEGIMGILEFFEATHLRVNGEDILDDGYVSSRKLLESSLPLLTNPPVAELVDHALHQYSKRRGLPRVEARHYLSIYAQFDSHHPKLLKLAKLDFNLLQAMHKEELSELYRWWKELEVPTKLFYARDRMVECYFWIMGVYFEPKHAKARQITTKMTAIASLFDDTFDAYATFEELELFMVAIERWSMSCLDELPEYMRGFYKALLEAFEDIEEYMTKEGTLYRLGYGIEAMKVMARDYFTEIKWREEKYKPKSEEYMHVATASSGYTSLIICSFLGMGDCVTKEAFDFVLSKQDIVKATLNICRLTDDIVGHEFERKREHIPSMVECYAEEHNKSKEEAVDELLKRIETAWKLINEAFLKPTKIPTPPLFRILNFARVIEVIYSKGDWFTHVGPEMQKLITQLLIDPVP